The bacterium nucleotide sequence GGCGCCGAGGCCTACCGGGTCCACGGTTTCCTGCGCGGCACCTGGCTGACGATCCGGCGCATCGCCCGCTGCCATCCCTGGCACCCGGGCGGATTCGATCCCGTTCCCGGCCACACCTGCGAACATGACCACCGTGGTCATGGCGACGGGCCGGGCGCCACGCCGCGCATCGCCACCCCCGGCGGCGTCCTGACTCCCTCGACCAACGGAGATTCGTTCCATGGATAGGCGGACCATCCTGGCCTTCGTGCTCATCTTCCTCGTCTTCACCACCTACAGCT carries:
- the yidD gene encoding membrane protein insertion efficiency factor YidD, translating into MWRLPYFLIQVYRRVVSPLLPNTCRFHPSCSAYGAEAYRVHGFLRGTWLTIRRIARCHPWHPGGFDPVPGHTCEHDHRGHGDGPGATPRIATPGGVLTPSTNGDSFHG